One Streptomyces umbrinus genomic window, AGCACGCACAGCAGGGGGTACGCGACCGCTGCCGGACGAGCCCAGCGCAGGGCCGGATCGCGCCACAGCCGCAGCCAGCCCGCGACCCACACCGGCACGAACAGCGGGGACAGATAGATGAGTTGCTCGGGCACGAACAGGATCCGGTTCTCGGTCCCGTCGTCCGTGCCATTCCCCTCCGCGACCGTCAGTTGAGGCCAGTCGTGATCCGCCTGCCACCACAGATTGGGCGCGGCCACCGCGAGAGCCACGGCAGCGCCGGCGAGCAGCCACGGTCTGCGCAGCACCCGCCGCGGCCCCACGGCGAGCACGCCCGCGAGCAGCGCGACGACCAGGAGCGCCACGAGGTACTTGTTCAGCAGACCGACCCCGACGCACAGGCCGATCGCGAGCCACCACCGCCCGTCGCCGGTGCGCAGCAGGCGCAGTACCAGCCAGCAGATCAGCAGCCAGGCCAGCAGGTCGAAGGTCGCGGTCGACATCATGTGCCCGACGCCCAACGGCTGCGCGGACACGCCCGCGAGCCCCGCCGCGACCACCTGCGTCCTGCGGTCTCCGCCCAACTCCCGTGCGACGAGGGCGACCACGAAGACGGCGCCCACGAACGCGAACGTTGCCGGGACCCGCAGCGCGACGGTGGAATCCCCGAACAGCGCAGTGGCCGCCCGCGCGAGGAACGGCGTCAGCGGCGGCTGGTCGACATACCCCCAAGCCGGATGATCGCCCGCCGCGAGGAAGTACAACTCGTCGCGGTGGTACCCGTATCGGCCCGACAGCGCGGTCAGTACGGCGGCGAGAACGGCCGCCAGAGCCGCCACGGGACCGAGGGTGAAACGAGGTAACTCGCATGGCGCGTCGTCCTGTTCCCGATCCATAGCGTCCCCCCGCCAACCGGTGGCATCACCGTACTGAGGGGGACCGATCCGGTCGAGGGGGCCCGTCATGACCCGAGGACGCATTGCGGCCCGGGCCAACTCCCCGTAGAACACCGCCCATGAGAAGACGGATCATCATGTCCATGCTCGCCGGGGTGACCCTCGTGGCGGGAGCCCTCCTCGGGGCGGCCCCGGCGCAATCGGCCGACGTGCCTGCCGAGTTCGGCGCCGACTGGCACGACCCGGTCACCGCCGCCCCACCGGTCACCCGACCGGACACCAAGTCCTGCGACGTCACCGTCGCCGAGGCACAGTTCCGCGACTTCACGCCCTACAAGGGCACGTACGCACCCCCGCGCGGCTGCGGCGACCGCTGGAACAAGGTTGTCCTGCGCCTCGACGGCAAGGTCAAGGGACGGCAGTTCGACCGGCTCGGCTATCTGCACATCGGCGGAGTCGAGGTCTTCCGTACGTCCACGCCGCAGCCCTCGCCCGACGGCATCGAGTGGTCGGTGGAGAAGGACGTCACGCGCTACAGCGACACGTTGCGCGAGGACCAGGATGTCGAGATGCTCATCGGGAACGTCGTCGACGACACCTACACGGGCATCATCGACGTCAAGGTCACACTCACCTTCTACGCGGGCGAGCCCGCCGCCACGATCAACGCGGGCGAGACCGCCGTGAAGACCCCCGACCGCGTCCTCACCCTCCAGGACGGCACCCTCACCACGCCCCGGAACAGTGAACGCATCGTCGCCGAGGTATACGCCACAGGGTCGGGCGGCGGCTGCGAGGAGTACTGGTATCTGACGGTGCCCGACGTCGCGCCGTACTCCTGCAAGGCCGGCGACGGCCCCTACCGCGAGGTGCAGGTCAAGGTCGACGGCCGGCTCGCGGGCATCGCGGCGCCGTTCCCGACCGTCTGGACCGGAGGCTGGTCCAACCCCTTCCTCTGGTACGTGATTCCGGGCCCGCGCGCCTTCGACATCAAGCCCGTCGAGTACGACCTGACACCGTTCGCCGGGCTCCTCAACGACGGCCGACCGCACCGGATCGACGTCTCCGTAGTGGGCGTTCCCGAGGGGCAGGCCGGCTGGAGCACCCCGGTGAACGTCCTCGTCTGGCAGGACGCGAAGAGCAAGCACGTCACCGGGAAGCTCACCGCGCACAGGGCGGGAGACCTCGACAACTCCTCTGCGTACACGCCGGGTTCGGAGCACCGTCTCGACACAGAGGCCGGGCATCGGCTGACCGTGGCCGGGTACGTCGACACCTCGCACGGCCGCGTGAAGACCACCGTCGATCGCAGGCTGGCCAACACCTCCGTGCACCGCTGGACCGACGGCGAGAACACCGACGCGCTGAAGGGGACCTGGACCGACGACGAGACGGTCACCGTGGACGGTCGCGGGCCCGCCAAGTCGACCCGGACGCACCGCACCTACACCATGGACGGCACCACGACACTCGGCGCGGGCGACCGGCTGCGGACGGTGCTGTCGCTGGGGGACCGGGCCGCGGTCGAGGAGACGCGAGGCGGCCGGCGCACGGCGTGGTCCCGGCTCGACGACAGTTACGCGGGTGACGCCACGTATACGGCGAACGTGCCGCGCGACCAGCGGCACGCGGTCGGTACGACCAGTGAGCGCTACCGGTTGTACGGAACGGGCGGTTGTCACGACCGGACGCTGGTGACCGTGCAGGGGACGCTCACCGAGGACCGCGCGGCCTGCTGAACGGTCCGGTGTGGGACGTGCCACATCCCTCGATGATTTACATGCCTGTCACATCGAGGTCTCCGGCGGTAGCAAACTCCCCCGATAGTGATCACCGCGGAATCCGCTTTCCGCATCCCAGAAGTCCCCCTGGAGGAGTGCCCGTGCCGCCGTCTGTACCGTCCCCGCGACGCGTCGCACGCATCTTGCGTACCTCACTGTTCGCGCAGGTCGCCTGCGCGCTCGTACTCGGAATCGTCGTCGGAAGGTTGTGGCCGGACACGGCCACGACCTTCCAGCCGCTCGGCGACGGCTTCGTGCGCCTCATCAAGACGGTGATCTCGCCGCTCGTGTTCTGCGTGGTCGTCGTCGGCATCGCCAAGGCCGGCAACCTGAAGGCCTTCGGACGGATCGGCCTCAAGGCCCTGATCTGGTTCGAGATAGCCTCCACGGCCGCGCTGCTCATCGGCCTGATCGCCGCCAACGTCTTCGCCCCCGGGTCGGGCATGAACGTCGACCCGTCGAAGCTCGACGCCTCGGCGGTCGACGACAAGACCGCCGGTGGCGCGCTGCCGTCGACCACCGAGTTCGTCCTCAACGCGCTGCCGCAGAGCGCGGTCGGCGCCTTCGCCGAGAATTCACTGCTGCAGGTCCTGGTGCTGGCCTGCCTCACGGGTGCTGCGCTGCTCCACCTCGGCCACACCAAGGTGCCCGCGATCCTGCCCGCCATCGAGCAGGCGCAGGAGATCATCTTCGCGATCGTCGGCTTCGTCATGAAGCTGGCCCCGCTCGCCGTCTTCGGCGCGATGGTCCACCTGGTGGGGGAGTACGGCCTCGGGGTCATGAAGACGTACGGCAAGCTCATCGTTCTCTGCTACGCCGTGGCGGTGCTCTTCCTCGTGCTGCTCGCGGTCGCGTTGAAGCTGGTCACCGGGCTGAGCCTGTGGAAGTTCGTCCGCTACACGCGCGCGGAGTTGCTGCTCGCGCTCGGCACCGCGTCCAGCGAGACGGTCATGCCGCGCATGATGCAGAAGCTGCGGCAGGCGGGTGCCCGTGACGACGCGGTGGGTCTGGTGCTGCCGACGGGATACTCCTTCAACCTCGACGGCGCCTCGATCTATCTCTCCATCGGCACGCTGTTCATCGCGCAGGCCGTGGGTGTCGACCTCAGCCTGAGCCAGCAGGTCACCGTGATCCTGGTGCTCATGCTGACCAGCAAGGGAATGGCCGGCATCCCCGGTTCGGCCTTCCTCGCCCTGTCGGCGACCGCCTCCTCGCTCGGCGCCATCCCCGCCGGGGCCGTCGCCCTGCTGCTCGGCGTCGACCGCATCATGGACTCGATGCGCGTCGTCACCAACCTGCTCGGCAACTGCGTCGCCGTCTTCGCGGTCTCCCGCTGGGAGGGCGCCCTGGACATGGACCGGGCGAAGAAGATGCTCGACGGCGAGATCGCCTTCGTGGAGGAGGACGTGACGCCCGCCGGCAGCGACCCGACGGCGGAAGTGCCCTCGCAGACCGCCAAGACCGCCAAGACCGCCCAGACCGCGCCGGCGGACGCTCCGGACGCGGGCGAGGAGCCTGCGGACACGGCGGAGGATCCCGCGGGGCCCAAGGCCTCGTTGGCCAAGGAGCCTGCGGGCGAGGTGAGTTGAGCGCCGGGGCCCGGCGCATCCGCTCGACGCCGGGCCCCACGCTTCCCATCCCCGAAGGCCCCTGAAGGCCTCGGAGGACTCCCGAAGGACTCCAGGAGGACCCGCACCGGAGGTCACTCCCGCCCGGTCACCCCTGCGGCTTCTCCGAGTCCACCCCCGACCGCTCCTTCTTCCACAGTCCGCGCGTGAAGTCCGGGATCGCCTGCGGTGCCCCGTGCGCCTTGATCGAGGCATGGCTCAGCGGCACCGGCGCGGTCCAGGTGGCGGCGTCGTACACGTCGAAGTCCGGTACGAGCCCGAGCCGCATGCACTGCATCAGCCGGAACAGCATGATGTAGTCCATCCCGCCGTGTCCGCCGGGAGGGTTGGAGTGCTCCTTCCACAGCCAGTGATCCCAGTCGGCGTACGCCCCGAAGTCGCCCCAGGCGTCATCTGTGTGGTCGGGCTCTAGGTAAATCCGCTCCGGGTAGTCCTCGAAGACACCCTTCGTGCCGCCGAGACTGTTGATCCGCGAGTAGGGATGTGGCGTCGACACATCGTGTTCGAGCCGGATCACCCGCCCTTTCGCCGTCTGTACGAGGCTGATGGTCCGGTCGCTCTCGATGTACGTCTCCTTCCAGCTCGGGTCGCCCGGCGGCATGTTCGCGGCGCGGTACTCGGCCAGTCCGAGCGAGGGCGTGCCGAAGCTGGAGACGTGGGTGACACGGTCACCGCGATTGACGTCCATGTAGTTGGCGACGGGCCCGAAACCGTGGTTCGGGTAGAGGTCGCCGCGCAGCCGGGTGTGCCAGAGCCGCCGCCAGGGGCCCTCGTAGTAGTCCGGGTCGAACATCAGGCCCCGCAGATCGTGGTTGTAGGCGCCCGCGCCGTGCAGCAGCCGGCCGAACTTCCCGGCGTGCGCCATGCGCAGGACCCGCATCTCGTTCCTGCCGTAGCAGCAGTTCTCCAGCTGCATGCAGTGTCTGCGGGTGCGCTCGGAGAGGTCGACCAGCTCCCAGAGCTGGTCGAGGCGCATCGCGATCGGACACTCCACGCCGACGTGCTTGCCGCTGAGCATCGCCGTCTTCGCCATCTCGAAGTGCCAGTCCCAGGGCGTCGCCACGTACACGAAGTCGAGGTCGCCGCGCTCGCACAGACCGACGAAGTCGTGATCGCCCTTCGTGTACGTCGCCGGGGCGGGCTGTCCCGCGGCCACCACTTTGGCCGCGGCGCTCGCGGTCTTGTCCTTGACCGGGTCGCACAGCGCGACGACGCGGACTCCGTCGAGGGCGAGGAACAGGTCGATCATGCCGTTGCCACGGTTGCCGAGCCCGATGATCCCCACCCGTACCGTGCCGCGCCCCTCGAAGGGCACGCCGATCATGGTTCTGCCCTTCGCGGCGGGCATGGCGGACTCGGCTTCCGCCGCGGCCCCGGGTGCGGCCTCCGCCGCCGCCCCGGGCTCGGCCGCGTGAGCCGTGCCCCCACCCGCGAGCGCGCCGATCCCCAGACCCGCTCCGGCGGCTCCGGCAGTGCGCAGGACCGAGCGTCGGGAGTAGCCCTTGGGGTTCTCGTCAGGTTCCGGTGTCGCGTGCTCGTCGTGCATCGGACCTCCTCGGTGGGTGAGCGCGGGTTCGGCGCGCTGTCACCCTCCTAGGGGGCCGACCGGGTCGCAAGGGGCCGAAGTGGCCAGGGAGTTGGACTTCCGGGGCTGGGTCTTTGGACTTCTGTGCGCGGGTGAGAGTGGGCGGCGCGGAGCCATCGCCAGCCCGGCCCGGTGGTGGAGCGGGGCATGCGTCGGCCCGTGGTCCGCAGTGGGAGCGGGCCCCTCACCCTGTCGGCGCGCCTTCCGGCGGCCCCCGTCGGCACCACCCCGTTCAGCAGTCGCGCTTGGGCGCCTCCACCGCGCCCATTCCGTCCACCAGCGTGTCCAGCAGCCCCCCAAGGACCTTGCGCTGGTCGTCCGAGAGCGGTGCCAGGATGTCCTCCGCCGCGGTCCGCCGCGCGGCGCGCAGCTCGCGCAGGGCCCCGCGGCCGTCGTCCGTGAGCTCGATGCGGATCACCCGGCGGTTGGTGGGGTCCGGTACGCGACGCACCTTGCCGCTCGCCTCCAGACCGTCGACCAGCGTCGTCACGGCCCGGGGCACCACCTCCAGCCGCTCGGCCAGGTCGGCCATGCGCGGCGGCGAGCCGTAGTGCGCGAGGGTGCGCAGGAGCCGGGACTGGGCCGGAGTGATGCCGAGCCCGCGCTTCTCCAGCTGACGCTTCTGGATGCGGTGCACACGGCGGGTCAACCGCAGCAGCTGCTCGGCGAGCAGACCGTCGGCGTCGGGGGTGTCCATGACGGGAACAATATCAGGACCTCGTTCATTGTGAGTATAGGTAACAATGAGCTATGCTCCGTCAGTCATCGTTCTCTCACCCTCCGTAGGAGCCCATGCCCCGCGACGACATCAACTGGACACCGCCACCTGTCGAGGACGGACAGCCCCGGCAGGTGCGCCGCATTCTCAAGCTCTTCCGTCCCTACCGCGGCCGACTGGCCGTAGTAGGCCTCCTCGTGGGCGCCGCGTCCCTGGTCTCGGTCGCCACGCCCTTCCTGCTCAAGGAGATCCTCGACACCGCGATCCCGCAGGGCCGCACCGGCCTGCTGAGCCTGCTCGCGCTCGGCATGATTCTCAGTGCCGTCCTCGGCGGTGTCTTCGGAGTCCTGCAGACCCTCATCTCCACGACGGTCGGCCAGCGCGTCATGCACGACCTGCGCACCGCCGTCTACGGCCGGCTGCAGCGCATGTCGCTCGCCTTCTTCACCAGGACCCGCACCGGCGAGGTCCAGTCGCGCATCGCGAACGACATCGGCGGTATGCAGGCCACGGTCACCTCGACCGCCACCTCGCTCGTCTCGAACCTCACCAGCGTCATCGCCACGATCGTCGCGATGGTCGCCCTGGACTGGCGGCTGACCGTCGTCTCGCTGCTCCTGCTGCCGGCGTTCGTGTGGATCAGCCGCCGCGTCGGCAACGAACGCAAGAAGATCACCACCGAGCGCCAGAAGCAGATGGCCGCCATGGCCGCCACCGTCACCGAGTCGCTCTCCGTCAGCGGCATCCTGCTCGGCCGCACGATGGGCCGCTCGGACTCGCTCACCCGCTCCTTCGCCGACGAGTCCGAGGGCCTCGTCGACCTGGAGGTCCGGTCGAACATGGCGGGCCGCTGGCGGATGGCCGTCATCGGGATCGTCATGGCCGCCATGCCGGCCGTCATCTACTGGACCGCGGGCATGGCCCTCCAGTTCGGCGGACCCGCCATCTCCATCGGCACGCTCGTCGCCTTCGTCTCGCTCCAGCAGGGCCTCTTCCGGCCGACCGTGAGTCTGCTGTCCACCGGCGTCCAGATCCAGACCTCGCTCGCCCTGTTCCAGCGCATCTTCGAGTACCTCGACCTGCCCATCGACATCACCGAGCCCGAGGATCCGATCCACCTCGACCAGGTCAAGGGAGACGTGCGCTTCGAGGGCGTGGAGTTCCGCTACGACGACAAGAGCGGCCCCGTCCTCGACGGCATCGACATCACCGTGCCCGCCGGCGGCAGCCTCGCCGTCGTCGGCGCCACCGGCGCGGGCAAGTCCACGCTCAGCTACCTGGTGCCGCGTCTGTACGACGTCACGGGCGGCCGTGTCACGCTCGACGGGGTGGACGTGCGCGACCTCGACTTCGACACCCTCGCCCGCGGGATCGGCGTCGTCTCCCAGGAGACGTACCTCTTCCACGCCACGGTCGCCGAGAACCTGCGGTTCGCCAAGCCGGACGCCACCGACGAGCAGCTGTACGAGGCCGCGAAGGCCGCGCAGATCCACGACCACATCGCGTCGCTGCCCGACGGGTACGACACGGTGGTGGGGGAGCGCGGACACCGGTTCTCCGGCGGCGAGAAGCAGCGCCTGGCCATCGCCCGGACGATTCTGAGGGACCCGCCGGTCCTGATCCTCGACGAGGCGACCAGCGCCCTGGACACCCGCACCGAGCGAGCCGTTCAGGAGGCCATCGACGCCCTGTCGGCCAACCGGACCACCCTCACCATCGCGCACCGGCTGTCCACCATTCGGGGCGCCGACCAGATCGTGGTCCTGGACGGTGGCCGACCGGCGGAACGGGGCACGCACGAGGAGCTGTTGGAGCGCGAGGGCCGCTACGCCGCACTGGTCCGCAGAGACGCCCAACTGGAGCCAACAAGATGAATATATGTCGAGATTATGGCGATATGCGGGTTACCGTGCCCGCATGCAGATCTACACGCCGCCCAGTCGGCCACGGAGAACGATTCGACTGACGAGCCGGGGCCGGACCGCCCTCATCGTGACCGGCGCCGTCGTGGCGGCCACCGCCGTGGCGGTGCCGCTGCTGAGCACGGACGAGAAGAAGGAGCCGCTCGCCCTGGTGGTCCCGGAGGGCTGGCGCGCCGGCCAGGTCTACGAGGCCGTCGACAAGGTCCTCGCCCTGCCCGGGGGCACCACGAAGAAGTCCCTGGAGAAGGCGAACCTCAAGCTTCCGAACGACGCGAGCGGCAACCCCGAGGGGTATCTGTTCCCGGCCACGTATCCCATCGACAAGAAGTCGACCCCGGTGTCCCTGCTGACGTACATGGTCGATACGGCGAACAAGAGGTTCGGCGGCGGGACGGTCACGGCCGGGGCCGAGCGGAACGCGATGAACGTCTATCAGACCGTCACCGTGGCGAGCATGGTCCAGGCCGAGGCGGCCACCAAGAAGGACATGGGCAGGGTGGCCCGCGTGATCTACAACCGGCTCGACCGGGGCATGCCGCTGCAGATGGACTCCACGATCAACTACGCGCTGAACCGCAACACCCTCCGCACCAGTGAGAACGACACGCGGCTCAACAGCCCGTACAACACGTACGTGCGGATGGGGCTGCCGCCGTCGCCTATCGCCAACCCCGGTGAGGAGGCGATGCGTGCCGCGGTCGCTCCGCCGCAGGGCGACTGGCTCTACTTCGTCACCGTCAAGCCCGGTGACACACGTTTCACCGCCGACTACGAGGAGCACCGGAGGAACGTCGCGGAGTTCAACCGCACCAACAAGAGCGCGTCGCCGAAGTCCGGCTGAGCTCATCCCACCGGCGCAACCTTCGTCGCAGCCCTCGGGGCGGTGTCCGGGGCGACCGCCGGCAGCCGCCTGATGTCCCGCACCGCCGAGCGCCCGGCGCGGTTGGCTCCTATCGTGCTGGCCGACGGCCCGTACCCGACCAGATGGATCCGCGGATCGGCGACCGCGCGGGTCCCCTCGACACGGATGCCGCCGCCGGGCTCACGCAGCCGCAGTGGTGCCAGATGGTCGATCGCGGCGCGGAAACCGGTCGCCCACAGAATGACGTCGGCGGCCACGCGACGCCCGTCGTCCCACTCCACGCCGTCCGGAGTGATCCGGTCGAACATCGGCAGCCGGTCCAGGACACCGTCCTCGATGCCCTGCCGGATCGCGTCGTTGAGCGGCAGCCCGGTCACCGACACGACACTCTTCGGCGGCAGCCCCTGACGGACCCGCTCCTCCACCAGCGCGACCACTTCCCGGCCCACGTCCTCGGTGAACGGACCCTCGCGGAACACCGGCGGCCGCCGCGTCACCCAGGTGGTCCCGGCCGCGTACGGCGCTATCTCCAGCAGATGCTGCGTGCCGGACGCGCCCCCGCCGACCACGACGACCCGCTGGCCGGCGAACTCCTCGGGACCCGGGTACTGGGCCGTGTGCAACTGCCGCCCCCGGAAGGTCTCCTGCCCCGGGTAGCGCGGCCAGAACGGCCGGTCCCAGGTGCCCGTCGCGTTGATCAGCGCCCGCGTCGTCCACGTACCGTCGGAGGTCTCGACGAGCAGCCGGCCTCCATCGCCCTCGCGCACGGCCTTCACGTCGACCGGCCGCCGCACCCGCAGATCGAAGGTGCGCTCGTAGGTGTCGAAGTACTCCGCGATGACCTCGGAGGACGGCCGCGCCGGATCCGCGTCCGTCAGCTCCATGCCCGGCAGGGCGTGCATGCCGTGCACCTTGCCGTACGTGAGGGACCGCCACCGGAACTGCCACGCCCCGCCCGCCCGCGGAGCGTGGTCCAGGACCACGAAGTCCCGCTCCGGCTCGAAGCCCGTGCGCCGCAGGTGATAGGCGCTGGACAGTCCGGCCTGCCCGGCGCCGATCACGACGACATCGATTTCCCGCACTGCCCCCGCCTGCGCTCCGGTGTTGTTCACGCTTCTACCAACCCCGCCGATGGCAAGGATCTTCCCGCGCCCCTTCAGGGGCGCGGGGAACCGCGCGATCAGCCACGGACGGCCCGCAGATGGCGAACGGTGCTACCAGCCGATCGCTCAGCGACCGCCGGCGACCAGAATCGGCGCCCCGGAGGCAGGAACACGCGACAACAGCCCCCGCACGGCCAGCTCGGGAATGACCCCCTCCCCGAACCAGTACGCCTCCTCCAGATGCGGATACCCGGACAGCACGAAGTGCTCGACGCCCAACGCGTGGTACTCCTCGATCCGGTCGGCGACCTCGGCATGGCTGCCGACGAGCGCCGTACCGGCGCCACCACGCACGAGACCCACGCCCGCCCACAGATTCGGGGAGATCTCCAGCCGGTCGGACGAACCGCCGTGCAGCGCGAGCATGCGCTGCTGGCCGACGGACTCGCTGCGGCCGAGCGCCGCCTGCGCGGCGGCGATGGACTCCGGGTCGAGGTCGTCGAGCAGACGACCCGCCGTCCGCCACGCCTCGGCCGACGAGTCCCGCGAGATCGTGTGCAGCCGGATGCCGAAGCGGACCGTACGCCCCTCGCGCTCGGCGAGCGAGCGGATCCAGTCGATCTTCTCCTTGACCTGCGCCGGCGGCTCGCCCCAGGTCAGATACACATCCGCGTGCCGCGCCGCGACCGGCCCCGCGGCCGCCGAGGAACCGCCGAAGAAGATCTCCGGCAGCGGATCCGGTGGCAGCGCGGTCAGCCCGCCCTCGACCTGGTAGTGCGCCCCGTCGAAGTCGTACGGCTGCCCGCTCCACACCCCGCGCACGACGGACAGGAACTCGTCCGTGCGCGCGTACCGCTGGTCGTGGCCGAGTCGGTCGCCGAAGCGGCGCTGCTCGGTGGAGTCGCCGCCGGTGACGACGTTCAGGAGCAGCCGGCCCCGGGTGATGCGCTGGTATGTGGCAGCCATCTGAGCGGCGAGCGTCGGCGAGATGACTCCGGGCCGGAACGCGACCAGGAACTTCAGCCGCTCGGTGTGCTGGGCCAGCGCCACCGTCGTCAGCCAGGCGTCCTCGCACCACGTACCGGTAGGTGTGAGCACCGCCTCGAAGCCCAACTGCTCAGCCGCCTTGGCGATTTGGGCCAGATACTCGATGTCGGGCGGGCGCACCCCACTGACCGGCCGGGTGCGGTCGACGGGGTTGGCCGCGTAGGCGTGCCGGTCCACGAGGGTGCGGCCGTCGCCGCCCGTCGGCAGGAACCAGTGCAGATGTACGGTCATGACGTCACGACTCCTTCGAGGGGCGAGGAGTGGTGGTGGACGGCGGCAGGTCGCCGTTGAAGCGGGTGTCCACGAAGTCGCCGAAGTCGACCTTGCGGGGGATGAGCTTCAGGTCGGTGAACGTGTCCGCGATCTCCTGCTCGGAGGCGATGAGCGGCTTGTCGATGGCCACCGGAACCCTGGTCGCGTTGGTCCGCTTCACCGAGGCCAGCGCCACCTCGTAGGGCAGCCCGGTGTCCTTCGCCCAGACCTTGGCCCACTCCTCGGGGTGCTCGTAGACCCAGTCCTGCGCCCGCCGCAGCCGGTCCAGGTAGTCGCGGATCGCCGCGGCCTTCTTCTTGTCCTTGAGCGCTCCGGGCGCCGCCACCTGGAAGGTGAGCCCGTTGACCACGTCGTCGCCGTCCGTCAGGACCCTGCCCTGCTTGGCCTGCAGCACCTGGGAGGTGTACGGATCCCAGACCGCCCACGCGTCGACCTTGCCGGAGGTGAACGCGGCCAGCGCGTCGGCGGGCTGGAGGTACTTCACCTTGACGTCGCCCAGCGTCAGCCCGGCCGCCTTGAGCGACGCGACCAACTGGTAGTGCGCGGACGAACCCTGCGCCACCGCGACCGACTTGCCCTTCAGCTCCTCGGCCTTCTTCAGCTTCGAGTCCTCGGGAACGAGGATCGCGTCGCCCTTGGACCTGCCCCGGTAGGCCGCGACGGCTGTGATCTTGGAGTCGGCGCCGGCCGCGAAGACCGGCGGGGTGTTGCCGACGCCGCCGATGTCGACGGCCTTGGCGTTGACCGCCTCCAGGAGGGGCGGGCCGGATGTGAACGTCGACCACTTGATCTTGTAGTCGAGGTTCTTGAGTTCTCCGGCGGCCCGCAGTACCGCTTCCGAACCGCCCTTCTGGTCACCGACGTTGAGGATGAGCGATCCCTTCCCGTCGGTTCCGTCGCCCGTCGAGGTGCTGGCCGACGAGTTCCCGCCGCAGGCCGAGGCCAGCAGGGCCAGGGGGAGGAGCAGGGCGGCGGGGACGAGGTGTCGTCGCATGAGGATTCCGTTCGGTGGGTGTTCAGAGGGGGGGGAGGGGGCGGCGTAACTGAGCTGTCTGTAGGGGAGGTTCAGGCGGCTTCGGCGGCGGTGTCGACGCCCAGCCGTTCCAGCAGCCCGGCGCGCAGCTCGGCGAACCGCGGGTCGGTGATGTCCCGCGGACGGTCCAGCTCGACCTCGGTCTCGTGCGCGATCACGCCGTCGTCCATCACGAGGACGCGGTCGGCCAGCAGTACCGCCTCCTCCACGTCGTGCGTGACCAGGAGGACGGCGCAGCCCCGCCGTTGCCACAGCTCGCCGACGAGCCGCTGGGCCTTGATCCGGGTCAGCGCGTCCAGCGCGCCGAACGGCTCGTCGAGCAGCAGCAGATCAGGTTCGCGCACCAACGCGCGGGCCAGCGAGGCGCGTTGGGCCTCTCCGCCGGAGAGGGTCTTGGGCCAGGCGTCGGCGCGGTCGGCGAGGCCCACCTCGGTCAACGCCTGCTCGGCGACGGCGCGTTCGGGCTTTCCGGGCAGCCCGAGCAGGACGTTGCGCCACACCTTCTTCCACGGCATCAGCCGGGGTGCCTGGAAGGCGACGGCCTTGCGGCGCGGCACGAGGACGGTGCCCTCGATGTCGCGGTCGAGCCCGGCGAGGATGCGCAGGAGGGTGGACTTGCCGCAGCCGCTGCGACCGAGGAGGGCCACGAACTCGCCCGGCCTCACGTCGAGTCGGAGGTTGTCGATGACGGCGCGGCCGTCGAAGGAGCGGGTCAGGCCGTCGACGCGTACCACCGAGGAGGGGGCGGGTGCGGCGGGAACGGTCGTGACCTTCTCGGTGGTCACCGGCCGGTGAACGTCGGTCGCCATTGCAGCAGCAGCCTTTCGAGGGAGCGGACGATGAAGTCGGCGAGCAGGCCGAGGAAGGCGTAGACGATCAGGCAGACCACGATCACGTCCGTACGCAGGAAGTCGCGCGCCTGGACCATCAGGAAGCCGATGCCGGCGTCCGCGTTGATCTGCTCGGCGAAGACGAGCGCCAGCCAGGCGATGCCC contains:
- a CDS encoding ABC transporter substrate-binding protein; translated protein: MRRHLVPAALLLPLALLASACGGNSSASTSTGDGTDGKGSLILNVGDQKGGSEAVLRAAGELKNLDYKIKWSTFTSGPPLLEAVNAKAVDIGGVGNTPPVFAAGADSKITAVAAYRGRSKGDAILVPEDSKLKKAEELKGKSVAVAQGSSAHYQLVASLKAAGLTLGDVKVKYLQPADALAAFTSGKVDAWAVWDPYTSQVLQAKQGRVLTDGDDVVNGLTFQVAAPGALKDKKKAAAIRDYLDRLRRAQDWVYEHPEEWAKVWAKDTGLPYEVALASVKRTNATRVPVAIDKPLIASEQEIADTFTDLKLIPRKVDFGDFVDTRFNGDLPPSTTTPRPSKES
- a CDS encoding ABC transporter ATP-binding protein, whose amino-acid sequence is MATDVHRPVTTEKVTTVPAAPAPSSVVRVDGLTRSFDGRAVIDNLRLDVRPGEFVALLGRSGCGKSTLLRILAGLDRDIEGTVLVPRRKAVAFQAPRLMPWKKVWRNVLLGLPGKPERAVAEQALTEVGLADRADAWPKTLSGGEAQRASLARALVREPDLLLLDEPFGALDALTRIKAQRLVGELWQRRGCAVLLVTHDVEEAVLLADRVLVMDDGVIAHETEVELDRPRDITDPRFAELRAGLLERLGVDTAAEAA